One window of the Candidatus Goldiibacteriota bacterium HGW-Goldbacteria-1 genome contains the following:
- a CDS encoding transcriptional regulator, which yields MKLIIAIIQPYRLEEVKQALYKKDINLMTVSEVLGHGRQMGVNEVYRGVRETGNLLRKLRLEIAVNDKFVEPAVEAIVAGAKTGETGDGKIFILPLEECVRIRTEERGSKAIG from the coding sequence ATGAAACTGATAATAGCGATAATACAACCGTACAGGCTGGAAGAGGTAAAACAGGCGCTTTATAAAAAAGATATAAACCTGATGACCGTCAGTGAAGTGCTGGGACACGGCAGACAGATGGGCGTCAATGAAGTCTACCGCGGAGTCAGGGAAACCGGAAACCTTCTGCGCAAACTGCGCCTGGAAATAGCGGTAAATGACAAATTTGTAGAGCCTGCTGTTGAGGCGATAGTTGCCGGGGCAAAGACAGGCGAGACAGGCGACGGAAAGATATTTATTCTTCCGCTGGAAGAGTGCGTAAGGATAAGGACAGAAGAAAGAGGAAGTAAGGCAATAGGTTAA